One segment of Massilia sp. Se16.2.3 DNA contains the following:
- a CDS encoding cation-translocating P-type ATPase — MTPERSKDCCSLAPADAAQAPTLELREQSVAEVDSADELATACCSNDSAIPHALSRFSSNSPLDDGTENRSASPAAASCCAANGQATTTAEDAPLPPVGAEVVRYRISNMDCPTEERLIRNKVEPIKGVLQLDFNLMSRTLTVHHELMSPDPISAALRSVGMNAELVDETAATQRNDGASAGLTTSQKSLLAVSGVTAAAAEAFAWTTHTDSSPLVIALAFISIATGGIPTLRKGLIALRTLTLDINFLMSLAVIGAVVIGQWPEAAMVVFLFAVAELIEGLSLTRARNAVHSLLKLAPDVANLRSPNGELREVPVEAVQIGDVLLVKPGDRIPLDGVVQAGESSVNQAPITGESVPVDKGAGDQVFAGTINERGVLEVKATSDSRNSTLAKIVRVIEETQSNQAPTQRFVDVFARYYTPAVVLLALSVALVPPLVFGGEFVPWLYKALVLLVIACPCALVISTPVTIVSGLTAATRMGILVKGGQFLETGYRLRAMAVDKTGTLTTGRPKVTEVATMSSLSSEDVLRIAGSLDMNSSHPLASAIVAASVSNGAPMPVSSFESLPGRGVRGTVGGVAYHLGNQRLIRELGLITPAVEQVLGSLEEKGKTTVILADFASVLGVIAVADSVRPEAALAIDRLKQMGVTTVMLTGDNERTAQHVAKLTGIGTVLAQLLPERKLEEVAELQRQFGMVGMLGDGINDAPALAKADIGFAMGAAGSDTAIETADVALMNDDLTKLASFVSLSRSTHAILIQNIVLALGIKAVFFALALAGSATLWMAVFADVGASLLVVFNGLRLLKPSKARS; from the coding sequence ATGACCCCCGAACGTAGCAAGGATTGCTGTTCCCTAGCTCCTGCTGATGCTGCTCAGGCGCCTACTTTGGAATTACGTGAGCAATCGGTTGCGGAGGTTGACTCGGCAGATGAGCTGGCGACTGCTTGCTGCTCAAACGACAGTGCAATCCCGCATGCACTAAGCCGCTTTTCGTCGAATTCGCCCTTAGACGATGGAACGGAAAATCGTTCAGCCAGCCCGGCAGCTGCCTCATGTTGCGCGGCGAACGGACAAGCCACAACGACCGCTGAGGACGCGCCCTTGCCGCCTGTAGGAGCGGAAGTTGTGCGGTATCGCATCTCGAACATGGACTGCCCCACCGAGGAGCGGCTCATCCGTAACAAGGTCGAGCCGATAAAAGGCGTTCTTCAACTCGACTTTAACCTCATGAGTAGAACGCTTACGGTCCACCATGAGCTCATGAGTCCAGACCCCATCTCCGCTGCCCTACGGTCTGTCGGAATGAACGCGGAGCTAGTCGACGAAACTGCAGCGACTCAGCGTAACGATGGCGCGTCGGCGGGCCTCACGACGAGTCAAAAATCCCTGTTAGCAGTGTCTGGAGTCACCGCAGCGGCTGCGGAAGCGTTTGCTTGGACAACACACACGGACTCCTCCCCCCTCGTGATAGCCCTGGCGTTTATTTCTATCGCCACCGGCGGCATTCCAACTTTGAGGAAAGGGCTAATCGCGCTACGAACCCTCACTCTTGATATCAATTTCCTGATGAGCCTCGCGGTCATCGGCGCAGTTGTAATCGGTCAGTGGCCAGAGGCCGCGATGGTCGTCTTCCTCTTCGCTGTCGCCGAGCTAATCGAAGGCCTATCACTCACCCGGGCGAGGAACGCCGTCCACAGTCTCCTCAAGCTCGCACCTGACGTGGCAAACCTTCGGTCACCTAACGGTGAACTGCGCGAAGTACCGGTCGAAGCGGTACAAATCGGCGACGTCCTTCTAGTGAAACCTGGTGACCGCATCCCGCTAGATGGCGTCGTCCAGGCCGGCGAGTCCTCAGTAAACCAGGCACCTATTACAGGCGAAAGTGTACCTGTCGACAAAGGAGCCGGTGACCAGGTTTTTGCCGGAACCATCAATGAGCGAGGAGTCCTGGAAGTCAAGGCAACGTCGGACAGCCGAAACAGCACCCTCGCCAAAATCGTTCGAGTAATCGAGGAAACGCAGAGCAATCAGGCGCCGACCCAGCGTTTTGTCGACGTTTTCGCGCGTTACTACACTCCTGCCGTGGTTCTCCTGGCGTTGTCGGTCGCGCTAGTTCCGCCTCTGGTATTTGGAGGAGAATTTGTCCCATGGCTCTACAAGGCCCTAGTCCTTCTGGTCATCGCCTGTCCTTGTGCCCTGGTCATCTCTACGCCGGTGACCATCGTGAGCGGCCTCACTGCTGCAACAAGGATGGGCATCTTGGTGAAAGGTGGCCAGTTCCTTGAAACCGGCTACAGACTTCGAGCTATGGCTGTAGATAAAACCGGTACGCTAACGACCGGCCGGCCGAAAGTCACCGAAGTAGCTACGATGTCGTCCCTCTCAAGCGAAGACGTTCTGCGTATTGCCGGTAGTCTGGACATGAATTCGTCGCATCCCTTGGCGAGTGCGATTGTCGCTGCCTCCGTGTCAAATGGCGCACCGATGCCCGTATCGTCCTTTGAATCGCTGCCAGGACGTGGAGTTCGGGGCACCGTCGGCGGAGTGGCATACCACTTGGGTAACCAGCGATTGATAAGGGAACTGGGCCTCATTACTCCCGCGGTAGAACAAGTCCTCGGCAGCCTCGAAGAAAAAGGGAAGACGACAGTCATCCTGGCCGACTTCGCGTCAGTTCTAGGGGTGATTGCAGTGGCCGATTCAGTTCGTCCGGAAGCCGCGCTGGCAATTGACCGGTTGAAGCAGATGGGCGTTACCACTGTAATGCTCACCGGCGATAACGAGCGAACAGCACAGCATGTAGCAAAGCTAACTGGGATTGGCACTGTTCTCGCGCAGCTTCTGCCGGAGCGGAAGCTAGAAGAAGTAGCAGAACTTCAAAGGCAATTCGGTATGGTTGGCATGCTTGGTGACGGCATTAACGATGCTCCAGCGTTGGCCAAGGCAGACATCGGGTTTGCTATGGGGGCTGCCGGCAGCGATACCGCCATCGAGACTGCAGACGTTGCGCTCATGAACGACGACCTTACAAAACTTGCTTCGTTTGTTTCCCTCAGCCGCTCGACCCATGCGATTCTGATTCAGAACATAGTCCTTGCTCTCGGCATCAAAGCAGTCTTCTTTGCTCTTGCGCTAGCTGGTTCTGCGACGTTGTGGATGGCCGTGTTCGCTGACGTCGGAGCAAGCTTACTGGTCGTCTTCAACGGACTTCGCCTGCTGAAACCTAGCAAAGCTAGGTCGTAG
- a CDS encoding efflux RND transporter periplasmic adaptor subunit, with translation MDSKISKKQLAYIVGIVAVGVVLALLIMLTKPRAPAAEAGESEHAEEQVVSKAEGKAGEDAHEAEEAHSDSVKLTDAQISASGIKVLKAGPATIRSTLTLPGEIKFNQDRTAQVVPLLEGTVQAVHADIGQSVKKGQVLAVIASVELSDLRSQLFTAEKRLSLAKTTLAREKKLWEEKISAEQDYLQARQAMQEAEIDYRNAEQKLRALGSSAYSKGGLNSYELRAPFNGVVVEKAVSMGQSVKEDSSLFTIADLATVWADVAVPASDLSNVRVGEQVTVKASALETEAVGKIAYVGSLLGAETRTATARVVLPNPALSWRPGLFVNVEVQLQSNQREAQVTVAAAALQTVEEKPTVFVRVPGGFRAEHVTLGRRDTATVEVTKGLAPGTEYAAGNSFVIKAELGKSSDEDSH, from the coding sequence ATGGACAGCAAAATTTCAAAGAAACAGCTGGCATACATCGTCGGCATCGTAGCCGTGGGCGTCGTCCTGGCGCTTCTCATTATGTTGACCAAGCCTCGGGCTCCAGCCGCCGAGGCAGGTGAGTCAGAGCATGCGGAGGAACAGGTTGTGAGTAAGGCGGAAGGCAAAGCCGGTGAAGACGCTCATGAAGCCGAAGAGGCGCATTCCGACAGCGTCAAGCTCACGGACGCTCAAATCTCAGCTTCAGGAATCAAGGTGTTAAAGGCCGGGCCAGCTACGATTCGTTCTACGCTTACTCTTCCGGGAGAGATTAAGTTCAATCAGGACAGGACGGCACAGGTTGTCCCACTCCTTGAGGGAACCGTACAAGCTGTACACGCGGACATCGGTCAATCAGTGAAGAAGGGGCAAGTGCTGGCCGTTATCGCGAGCGTGGAACTCTCCGACCTGCGTAGCCAACTGTTCACCGCCGAAAAGCGATTATCGCTTGCCAAAACGACCCTCGCGCGCGAGAAGAAACTGTGGGAAGAAAAAATCTCGGCAGAGCAGGACTATCTGCAGGCCCGCCAAGCGATGCAGGAAGCAGAAATCGACTATCGCAACGCGGAGCAAAAGCTGCGCGCTCTCGGCTCCAGCGCCTATTCCAAAGGCGGGTTGAACAGCTACGAACTCCGGGCTCCCTTCAACGGTGTAGTCGTAGAAAAGGCCGTCTCCATGGGTCAATCTGTCAAAGAGGACTCATCCCTCTTTACCATTGCCGACCTCGCCACGGTCTGGGCAGATGTCGCGGTGCCGGCCAGTGACCTTAGTAACGTGCGTGTTGGCGAGCAAGTCACGGTTAAAGCAAGCGCGCTTGAAACTGAGGCCGTCGGGAAAATCGCATACGTCGGCTCACTGCTCGGTGCTGAAACTCGCACTGCCACCGCCCGCGTTGTCCTTCCCAATCCCGCCCTATCCTGGCGTCCAGGATTGTTCGTCAACGTCGAGGTACAGCTTCAGTCGAATCAGCGGGAAGCCCAGGTCACGGTTGCAGCGGCTGCGCTTCAAACTGTTGAAGAGAAGCCGACGGTATTTGTCCGTGTGCCTGGAGGCTTCCGAGCGGAGCACGTGACGCTGGGCCGTAGAGATACTGCCACGGTCGAGGTGACGAAGGGGCTCGCCCCAGGAACCGAGTACGCTGCCGGCAACAGCTTCGTAATCAAAGCGGAGCTGGGTAAATCCAGCGACGAAGATTCTCATTAA
- a CDS encoding efflux RND transporter permease subunit has product MFERLIRFAIAHRWLVLLIVVGMAAIGVYNYQRLPIDAVPDITNVQVQINTAAPGFSPLESEQRVTYPIENVMAGLPNLEQTRSISRYGLSQVTVTFKDGTDIYFARQLVNEKLQEAKERLPAGVTPEMGPISTGLGEIYLWTVEADENARKSDGTPYTPTDLREVQDWIIKPQLRVVPGVTEVNSIGGYVKEYHVAPNPQRLAAYGFTMKDIVEAIDRNNSTAGAGYIERRGEQLLVRAPGQVRSLDEIASITLGNAQGIPIRVRDVAEVSIGQELRTGAATDNGREVVLGTVFMLIGQNSRAVSQAVDLKMKEINRTLPKGVHAITVYDRTVLVDKAINTVKKNLVEGALLVVAVLFLFLGNIRAAIIAAMVIPLSMLFTFTGMVTYKVSANLLSLGALDFGIIIDGAVVIVENCVRKLAEAQGRLGRPLTRAERFEQVFAASREARRPLLFGQLIIMVVYLPIFALSGVEGRMFHPMAITVVIALLGAMILSITFVPAAVALFIGKSVAEKESRLMHQAKRLYEPLLRKVMANGAVVITFAVVSIVLSGLLATRLGSEFAPSLNEGDFAINANRIPGTSLSQTVAMQAQLERELKAKHPEIERVFARTGTSEVASDPMPPTMSDGYVMLKPEAQWPKPKKSRDELLEAIQATAATLPGNAYEFSQPIQLRFNELISGVRSDVAVKVFGDDMEVLTETAERLSKALAKVAGATDVKVEQATGLPTLTINIDRNKASRYGLDISDVQNAVATAVGGTEAGPVFEGDRQFGIVVRLPEGTRNDLDSMGRLPIALPRFEQSTSGPRFIPLREVATLEVGPGPNQISRESGKRRVVVSANVRGRDIGSFVNEARASIEKSVSVPAGYWTVWGGQFEQLESATGRLKVVVPLALLLVFTLLFAMFGNLRDGLIVFSGIPFALTGGVLALWLRGIPLSISAAVGFIALSGVAVLNGLVMVSFIKRLQEEGRPLHDAIHDGALTRLRPVLMTALVASVGFIPMAIATGTGAEVQRPLATVVIGGILSSTALTLLVLPILYRFAYRRRNGVMGAGMKQEIIS; this is encoded by the coding sequence ATGTTCGAACGTCTAATCCGCTTTGCCATCGCGCACCGATGGCTGGTCCTTCTAATCGTGGTCGGTATGGCGGCGATTGGAGTCTACAACTATCAACGTCTCCCCATTGACGCCGTCCCAGACATCACGAATGTTCAGGTCCAAATTAACACTGCGGCGCCCGGGTTCTCTCCGCTCGAGTCGGAGCAACGGGTAACGTATCCTATCGAGAACGTAATGGCCGGTCTGCCGAATCTTGAGCAGACAAGGTCCATTTCTCGTTATGGACTTTCCCAAGTGACGGTGACGTTCAAGGACGGGACCGACATTTACTTTGCTCGGCAGCTCGTGAACGAAAAGCTACAGGAGGCAAAGGAGCGCTTACCTGCGGGCGTCACCCCTGAAATGGGCCCCATTTCGACGGGCCTCGGAGAAATCTACCTCTGGACAGTAGAGGCCGATGAGAACGCACGCAAGTCCGATGGGACGCCGTACACGCCAACGGACCTTCGGGAAGTTCAAGACTGGATTATCAAGCCGCAGCTTCGCGTTGTGCCTGGTGTCACTGAGGTCAATTCCATTGGTGGATACGTGAAGGAGTACCACGTCGCCCCAAATCCGCAACGCCTGGCCGCATACGGCTTTACGATGAAAGACATCGTCGAGGCGATTGACCGTAACAACAGCACGGCAGGCGCCGGATATATCGAGCGCCGGGGCGAACAGCTTCTGGTTCGCGCACCGGGACAGGTACGGTCACTTGATGAGATTGCAAGCATCACGTTGGGAAACGCTCAGGGAATCCCAATTCGCGTTCGAGATGTGGCTGAGGTAAGTATTGGCCAGGAGCTTCGTACGGGCGCCGCGACTGACAACGGGCGCGAGGTAGTGCTTGGCACGGTCTTCATGCTTATCGGGCAGAACAGTCGCGCCGTGTCCCAGGCGGTCGACCTGAAGATGAAGGAGATTAATCGAACCCTCCCGAAAGGCGTGCATGCAATAACGGTCTATGACCGAACCGTGCTGGTCGACAAGGCCATTAATACCGTCAAGAAGAATCTGGTAGAGGGCGCGTTGCTCGTCGTCGCAGTGCTGTTTCTCTTCTTGGGGAACATCCGCGCTGCAATCATCGCTGCGATGGTCATACCGCTTTCGATGCTCTTCACCTTTACAGGCATGGTCACGTACAAGGTCAGCGCTAACCTGCTCAGCTTGGGCGCCCTGGACTTCGGCATCATCATCGACGGGGCTGTGGTTATCGTCGAAAACTGTGTGCGAAAGCTTGCAGAAGCGCAGGGACGGCTCGGTCGCCCTCTCACTCGAGCCGAACGCTTCGAACAGGTCTTCGCTGCGTCTCGCGAAGCGCGCCGGCCCCTTCTCTTCGGCCAGCTCATCATCATGGTGGTCTACCTGCCCATCTTTGCCCTCTCTGGGGTTGAAGGCCGGATGTTCCATCCGATGGCGATAACCGTCGTCATCGCCCTGCTCGGAGCCATGATTCTTTCGATTACTTTCGTTCCTGCCGCCGTAGCGCTGTTCATCGGTAAGTCGGTGGCGGAGAAGGAAAGCAGATTGATGCACCAAGCCAAGCGGCTCTACGAGCCGCTCCTTCGCAAGGTCATGGCCAACGGTGCTGTTGTCATTACGTTCGCTGTGGTCAGCATCGTACTCTCGGGCCTCCTAGCGACGCGTCTTGGCAGCGAATTTGCGCCAAGCCTGAACGAGGGAGACTTTGCCATCAACGCAAACCGCATCCCGGGTACAAGCTTGTCCCAAACAGTAGCTATGCAAGCTCAGCTCGAACGTGAGCTGAAAGCCAAGCACCCGGAAATTGAACGGGTGTTTGCCCGCACAGGAACGTCTGAGGTAGCCTCTGACCCGATGCCGCCAACGATGTCTGATGGTTACGTGATGCTCAAGCCAGAAGCACAGTGGCCGAAGCCGAAAAAGTCCCGCGACGAGTTGCTCGAGGCGATTCAAGCAACTGCAGCAACTCTGCCTGGTAACGCCTACGAGTTCTCTCAGCCAATCCAGCTCCGGTTTAACGAACTCATCTCTGGGGTCCGTAGCGACGTTGCTGTCAAAGTGTTCGGTGATGATATGGAGGTGCTCACCGAAACTGCTGAGCGACTGTCCAAGGCCTTGGCGAAAGTCGCTGGCGCGACTGATGTGAAAGTTGAGCAGGCAACCGGCTTGCCGACGCTAACGATAAATATCGATAGAAACAAAGCATCGAGATATGGCCTGGACATAAGCGATGTCCAGAACGCTGTCGCTACTGCTGTAGGGGGTACGGAAGCGGGACCGGTATTCGAAGGAGACCGTCAATTCGGCATCGTAGTCCGGCTTCCGGAGGGCACTAGGAACGATTTGGATTCGATGGGACGCCTGCCAATTGCGCTCCCACGCTTCGAGCAATCGACCTCTGGCCCGCGATTCATTCCGTTGCGTGAGGTTGCTACTCTGGAGGTTGGCCCTGGGCCCAACCAGATTAGTCGAGAAAGCGGAAAGCGGCGCGTTGTCGTGTCAGCGAACGTTCGCGGGCGAGACATCGGTTCTTTTGTGAACGAAGCCCGGGCGTCGATTGAAAAGTCCGTGTCGGTACCTGCAGGGTACTGGACAGTGTGGGGTGGCCAGTTTGAGCAGTTAGAGTCAGCGACCGGCCGGCTAAAAGTTGTAGTCCCGCTGGCTCTGCTTCTAGTGTTCACTCTGCTCTTCGCGATGTTCGGGAACCTTCGAGATGGGTTGATTGTGTTTTCCGGGATTCCGTTCGCGCTTACCGGTGGAGTGCTTGCACTATGGCTCCGTGGGATTCCGCTCTCAATCTCAGCCGCTGTCGGCTTCATTGCGCTATCAGGTGTTGCGGTGCTAAACGGACTGGTAATGGTCTCGTTTATCAAACGCCTGCAGGAAGAAGGAAGGCCACTTCATGACGCCATCCACGATGGGGCGTTGACCCGTCTGCGACCAGTGCTTATGACCGCTCTCGTGGCTTCAGTCGGGTTTATCCCAATGGCCATCGCAACTGGGACTGGCGCCGAGGTCCAGAGGCCGCTGGCAACGGTCGTCATTGGCGGCATTCTTTCCTCTACGGCGCTGACGCTGCTTGTTCTGCCAATCTTGTACCGGTTCGCCTATCGCCGCAGAAATGGTGTCATGGGGGCTGGCATGAAGCAGGAAATTATCTCTTAA
- a CDS encoding H-NS family nucleoid-associated regulatory protein produces MPTYQEYQEQIAKLQILAEQARQDELNDARRKVRELMDAHKLSPSDFAEPNKKAKQSEKKGTVQAKYRDPDSGATWTGRGRAPRWLNGRDKEKFLIK; encoded by the coding sequence ATGCCAACCTATCAGGAATACCAGGAACAAATTGCAAAGTTGCAGATTCTTGCCGAGCAAGCACGCCAAGATGAGCTTAATGATGCCCGTCGAAAAGTTCGTGAGCTCATGGATGCGCACAAGCTATCGCCATCCGACTTTGCTGAGCCAAACAAGAAGGCAAAGCAGTCAGAGAAAAAAGGCACGGTTCAGGCTAAGTATCGCGACCCGGACTCCGGAGCAACTTGGACGGGCCGCGGCCGGGCACCACGTTGGCTCAACGGTCGAGACAAAGAGAAATTCCTTATCAAATAA
- the cadR gene encoding Cd(II)/Pb(II)-responsive transcriptional regulator, whose product MRIGELAKQTGCDVETVRYYEKAGLLPEPSRSDSGYRQYMASHLERLQFIRHCRSLQMGLPDIRVLLELQAQPTSGCQGVNDLLDHHIELVRIQMQKLQSLEKQLMTLRHQCEQPHLVQQCGILQNLSDVASATDSGCHKRHHTTA is encoded by the coding sequence ATGCGCATTGGTGAGTTGGCTAAGCAAACGGGGTGCGACGTCGAGACCGTTCGCTACTATGAGAAGGCTGGACTGCTGCCGGAGCCGTCGCGTAGCGACTCCGGATATCGACAATACATGGCGTCGCATCTTGAGAGGCTCCAGTTCATCCGCCACTGTCGGTCGTTACAGATGGGACTCCCTGATATCCGCGTGCTCTTAGAGCTCCAAGCGCAGCCGACCAGCGGATGCCAAGGCGTCAATGACTTGCTTGACCACCACATCGAGCTAGTCCGCATCCAAATGCAGAAGCTTCAAAGTCTGGAGAAGCAACTGATGACGTTGCGTCATCAGTGTGAGCAACCTCATCTCGTCCAGCAGTGCGGCATTCTGCAGAACCTGAGCGATGTCGCCTCGGCCACCGACAGCGGCTGCCACAAACGACACCATACAACTGCTTAA
- a CDS encoding DUF2946 family protein has protein sequence MFVLPAQYSWSAAASYCQHETGASLHFGHHAHEHKAQLGEADDDGEMEKAHADCEYCHLFSHAFFTSVSDGPPVPDARQHAAHGALNYSSHIPEGPSKPDWHFVA, from the coding sequence ATGTTCGTGCTGCCTGCCCAGTATTCTTGGTCAGCCGCTGCCTCATATTGCCAGCACGAGACCGGAGCTAGTCTGCATTTCGGGCATCATGCGCACGAGCATAAGGCGCAGCTCGGCGAGGCTGACGACGATGGAGAGATGGAAAAAGCGCATGCGGACTGTGAATATTGTCACCTCTTCTCTCACGCATTTTTCACCTCTGTGTCTGATGGACCTCCAGTCCCTGACGCACGTCAGCATGCGGCGCACGGAGCACTGAACTACTCATCACATATCCCAGAGGGCCCCTCAAAGCCCGACTGGCATTTCGTCGCCTAA
- a CDS encoding toll/interleukin-1 receptor domain-containing protein gives MAKLFFSYCHADEALRDRLEVHLSMMKHQGLIETWHDRGITAGSDLDSSIKENLETADVILLLVSADFIASWYCFSVEMKRALERHAEGSARVIPVILEPCDWHPAPFGKLLAVPKDGKAVTTWPNQAEAWTDVARQIRTAIEDMARATPTATTSKERGESAWGIARPAADVGQPAAFSTTQALEQSAQERPRSSNLRLKKDFTDFDRDKFLHDTFEFMAKFFSASLEELAARNTGIQVRFQPLSGQAFSAVVYREGKTVAECSIRIGGLGRGSSSLAFSYGADAGANSFNEMLTIESDSQAMHFKPMGMQFHRGNQNSQLSEQGASEYFWEMFIERLQR, from the coding sequence ATGGCTAAACTTTTTTTCTCTTACTGTCATGCCGACGAGGCGCTGCGGGACCGGCTCGAAGTGCACCTCTCCATGATGAAACATCAAGGGTTAATCGAGACATGGCACGACCGCGGAATTACGGCTGGCTCTGATTTAGACTCATCTATTAAGGAAAATCTCGAGACCGCTGACGTTATTCTCTTGCTGGTAAGTGCGGATTTTATTGCCTCTTGGTATTGCTTTTCCGTTGAGATGAAGAGAGCTCTTGAGAGGCATGCTGAAGGCAGCGCCCGCGTCATTCCTGTGATTCTTGAACCATGTGACTGGCATCCCGCACCGTTCGGCAAACTGCTCGCTGTCCCGAAAGATGGTAAAGCTGTGACTACATGGCCGAATCAGGCAGAGGCGTGGACGGACGTAGCCCGTCAGATTCGCACGGCAATCGAGGATATGGCTCGTGCAACCCCAACAGCTACAACGTCGAAAGAAAGGGGCGAGTCAGCGTGGGGCATCGCGCGGCCTGCGGCAGATGTCGGCCAACCGGCTGCATTTAGTACCACGCAGGCGTTGGAGCAGTCAGCGCAGGAAAGGCCAAGGTCTAGCAATCTGCGACTCAAGAAGGACTTCACGGACTTTGACCGTGATAAGTTCTTGCACGACACGTTTGAATTCATGGCTAAGTTTTTCAGCGCCTCGCTAGAAGAGCTTGCCGCTCGCAACACAGGCATCCAAGTACGCTTCCAGCCGCTGAGCGGTCAAGCGTTCTCTGCGGTTGTCTATCGTGAAGGGAAAACCGTCGCTGAGTGCTCGATACGCATCGGTGGTCTTGGCAGGGGCTCTTCATCGCTAGCATTTTCATATGGCGCCGACGCAGGGGCAAACTCGTTCAACGAAATGCTTACTATTGAGTCCGACAGTCAAGCTATGCATTTCAAACCGATGGGTATGCAGTTCCATCGTGGCAACCAAAATTCTCAGTTATCAGAGCAGGGGGCCTCAGAGTACTTCTGGGAAATGTTTATCGAGCGACTTCAACGCTAG
- a CDS encoding TolC family protein, whose amino-acid sequence MYRPIIPLLAVALSCPALAQITARPPAQLGHTMPSNAANQTREASGALSLQAALRLALQANPELRAAEHEVLAVEAATMQARALPNPTLEIGVEGTRRETRETTVQLSQPLELGGRRSSRVSAAERAQDAARADLRVSRAAVQADVITAFMNTVAAQERLRLSQESQDVADRVTTAVSKRVQAGKASPVEETRARVAQSYVRLEVSKAQSELNNARLALASTWKNLSPQFQHAVGTVSNLPELPSWEVLAAKFSSLPAVLRARVEVARREALVAVEQSRRTPDVAITAGVKRSAELGRNQAVFGLSVPLPLFDRNRGNVLEALRRTDVAKDEFEAAETKTYNELTQAYERLRVSRHEAKVLASEILPGAQSAYDAAVKGFEFGKFAYFDVLDAQRTLIQSKADYLRAFTESHRAAADITRITGVDMPNIEH is encoded by the coding sequence ATGTATCGACCAATCATTCCACTTCTTGCGGTGGCATTGAGCTGTCCAGCTCTCGCGCAAATAACGGCACGCCCGCCTGCGCAGCTCGGGCATACGATGCCGTCAAATGCTGCAAACCAAACTCGTGAAGCGTCAGGCGCGTTATCCCTACAAGCCGCGCTTCGCTTGGCACTGCAGGCCAACCCTGAACTCCGCGCAGCGGAACATGAGGTCCTAGCCGTAGAGGCGGCCACCATGCAGGCCCGGGCATTACCGAACCCAACTCTTGAGATTGGAGTCGAGGGCACCAGGCGCGAGACAAGAGAAACTACTGTTCAGCTCAGCCAACCGCTTGAACTAGGCGGCAGACGTTCCAGCCGTGTGAGCGCAGCTGAACGGGCCCAGGACGCGGCACGGGCGGACCTGCGCGTCAGCCGAGCCGCGGTCCAGGCTGACGTCATTACGGCATTCATGAACACAGTGGCGGCACAGGAGCGTTTGCGACTTTCCCAGGAATCGCAAGACGTCGCCGACAGAGTGACAACTGCGGTCTCCAAACGCGTCCAAGCAGGGAAAGCCTCGCCCGTAGAGGAAACCCGGGCACGTGTCGCGCAGTCGTATGTTCGTCTCGAGGTCTCCAAAGCGCAGAGTGAACTAAACAACGCTCGGCTTGCCTTGGCCTCTACGTGGAAAAACCTCTCTCCGCAATTCCAGCATGCCGTTGGCACGGTATCCAATCTCCCAGAGCTTCCAAGCTGGGAGGTGCTAGCTGCTAAGTTCTCGTCCTTGCCTGCAGTACTGCGCGCTCGTGTCGAAGTGGCTCGTCGCGAGGCCCTCGTCGCAGTTGAACAGAGCCGGCGTACTCCCGACGTCGCCATAACGGCCGGCGTAAAGCGGTCAGCTGAGCTGGGTCGAAATCAGGCAGTCTTTGGCCTGTCGGTACCTCTACCTCTATTCGATAGGAACCGTGGAAACGTCCTTGAAGCACTGCGTCGAACAGATGTTGCAAAGGATGAGTTCGAAGCTGCGGAGACCAAGACCTACAACGAACTTACCCAGGCGTACGAACGACTGCGCGTGTCTCGTCACGAGGCTAAGGTACTCGCCTCCGAAATTCTTCCGGGTGCCCAAAGCGCATACGACGCTGCCGTTAAGGGCTTTGAGTTCGGCAAGTTTGCCTATTTCGATGTGCTAGATGCCCAGCGCACTCTTATCCAATCGAAAGCGGATTACCTGCGTGCCTTCACCGAATCGCATCGTGCTGCCGCGGACATCACACGTATTACCGGCGTAGACATGCCGAACATCGAACACTAA